The following proteins are co-located in the Trichormus variabilis 0441 genome:
- a CDS encoding DUF5615 family PIN-like protein, with amino-acid sequence MTTIWIDAHLSPVIATWINNTFGITALALRDIGLRDAEDLEIFEAAKAQGVIFITKDSDFVDLVERLGEPPKIIWLTCGNTSNARLQEILSVTLPDALRLLQAGERLVEISGV; translated from the coding sequence ATGACAACGATTTGGATTGATGCACATCTGTCGCCGGTGATTGCTACCTGGATTAACAACACATTTGGGATTACAGCATTGGCATTGCGTGACATTGGCTTGAGGGATGCTGAAGACCTGGAGATTTTTGAAGCAGCAAAAGCTCAAGGAGTTATCTTCATCACCAAAGACAGCGATTTTGTTGACTTAGTAGAACGCTTAGGAGAGCCACCAAAAATCATCTGGCTAACCTGCGGTAATACATCAAATGCTCGTTTGCAAGAGATTCTGAGTGTTACACTACCGGACGCATTGAGGCTTCTACAAGCAGGCGAGAGATTGGTAGAGATTAGCGGAGTTTAA
- the miaB gene encoding tRNA (N6-isopentenyl adenosine(37)-C2)-methylthiotransferase MiaB, with translation MTTSNRRYHITTFGCQMNKADSERMAGILEDMGFEFSEDPNNADVILYNTCTIRDNAEQKVYSYLGRQAKRKHEQPDLTLVVAGCVAQQEGEALLRRVPELDLVMGPQHANRLKDLLESVFAGNQVVATEAVHIMEDITQARRDSTVTAWVNVIYGCNERCTYCVVPNVRGVEQSRTPEAVRAEMEELGRQGYKEITLLGQNIDAYGRDLPGATPEGRHLHTFTDLLYYVHDVPGIERIRFATSHPRYFTERLIKACAELPKVCEHFHIPFQSGDNQLLKAMARGYTQEKYRRIIDTIRRYMPDASISADAIVGFPGETEEQFENTLKLVDDIGFDQLNTAAYSPRPGTPAALWENQLSEETKSDRLQRLNHLVNVKAAERSQRYMGRIEEVLVEEQNPKDQTQVMGRTRGNRLTFFKGDINELKGQLVKVKINEVRAFSLTGEPIEIRQAVQV, from the coding sequence ATGACCACTTCTAACCGCCGCTATCACATCACTACCTTTGGTTGCCAAATGAATAAAGCCGACTCAGAGCGCATGGCTGGCATCTTAGAAGACATGGGCTTTGAGTTTTCCGAAGATCCCAACAATGCAGATGTGATTCTCTACAATACTTGTACAATTCGGGATAATGCTGAACAGAAAGTCTATTCTTACCTCGGCAGACAAGCCAAGCGCAAACACGAACAACCAGACTTAACTTTAGTTGTAGCTGGTTGTGTTGCCCAACAGGAAGGCGAAGCACTACTACGGCGAGTACCAGAACTAGATTTAGTCATGGGGCCACAACACGCCAACCGTCTCAAAGATTTGCTGGAGTCGGTGTTTGCGGGTAATCAAGTCGTTGCTACTGAAGCCGTCCATATTATGGAAGATATCACCCAGGCGCGGCGAGATAGCACCGTGACAGCTTGGGTAAATGTGATTTATGGCTGCAATGAACGCTGTACTTATTGTGTAGTTCCCAACGTGCGCGGTGTGGAACAGTCTCGTACACCGGAAGCCGTTCGTGCAGAAATGGAAGAATTAGGACGGCAAGGTTACAAAGAAATCACCCTACTTGGTCAAAATATTGACGCTTACGGTAGAGATTTACCGGGTGCGACACCAGAAGGACGACACCTACACACCTTTACAGACTTACTGTATTACGTCCATGATGTGCCAGGTATAGAAAGAATCAGATTTGCTACCAGCCATCCCCGTTATTTTACGGAGAGACTAATTAAAGCTTGTGCAGAGTTGCCCAAAGTTTGCGAACATTTCCACATTCCTTTTCAATCTGGCGATAACCAACTATTGAAAGCGATGGCACGGGGTTACACTCAGGAGAAATATCGCCGGATTATCGACACAATTCGTAGATATATGCCAGATGCTTCCATTAGTGCTGATGCAATTGTTGGGTTCCCAGGAGAGACAGAGGAACAGTTTGAGAATACTTTGAAACTGGTGGATGATATTGGCTTTGACCAATTAAACACAGCCGCCTATTCACCCCGTCCCGGCACACCAGCAGCTTTATGGGAAAATCAACTGAGTGAAGAAACCAAAAGCGATCGCCTACAAAGATTAAACCATTTAGTGAACGTGAAAGCAGCCGAGCGATCGCAACGTTACATGGGGCGCATCGAGGAAGTTTTAGTAGAAGAACAAAACCCCAAAGATCAAACCCAAGTCATGGGACGCACACGCGGTAATCGTCTCACCTTCTTCAAGGGAGATATTAATGAACTAAAAGGGCAATTAGTCAAGGTGAAAATTAACGAAGTTCGCGCTTTTAGTTTGACTGGTGAACCGATAGAAATACGGCAAGCTGTACAAGTTTAA
- a CDS encoding DUF433 domain-containing protein, giving the protein MSNLLQRITVNPKQCGGRPCIRGMRIRVSDVLDLLAAGLSSEQILAEMPDLEMDDLKASLAYAARKLNHPILTA; this is encoded by the coding sequence ATGTCAAACTTGTTGCAAAGAATCACAGTCAACCCTAAACAGTGTGGTGGTCGTCCCTGCATTCGTGGTATGAGAATTAGGGTATCAGATGTACTTGATTTGTTAGCTGCGGGACTTAGCTCCGAGCAAATCTTAGCAGAAATGCCCGATTTAGAGATGGATGATTTGAAAGCATCACTCGCTTACGCTGCTCGTAAATTAAATCATCCCATCCTGACGGCATGA
- a CDS encoding ATP-dependent 6-phosphofructokinase → MRKKIGILTSGGDCPGLNCVIRAVVSHATLTYDWEVFGIPYATQGLLERQAIALNMHGWDLRGIDPLLNMGGTILGTINKGDTLAHVDEMLASYEALALDALIVIGGDGSLGILHELASRGNWNLVAIPKTIDSDVALTERAVGFDTAVNTIVDALNRLTFTAASHDRVMIVEVMGRSAGHLALHAGIAGGADVILIPEISYTISGLCQYIAELRDRWQRKFAIVVVAEGAKLCLEDVQENIASACVSPKCGRGQYIAEQIARCSKNLIDTRVSVLGHIQRGGIPSALDRLTATVFGKTAVDLVAQGKFGQMVAWQNGEAIPVPIQDVVAQSPLHVNPQGSLVQSARCLGIYVGEKT, encoded by the coding sequence ATGCGTAAAAAAATTGGTATCCTCACAAGTGGTGGTGACTGTCCAGGGCTTAACTGCGTGATTCGTGCAGTTGTCAGCCATGCAACACTTACTTATGATTGGGAAGTATTTGGTATACCTTATGCCACTCAGGGTTTACTAGAGCGTCAAGCGATCGCTCTGAATATGCACGGCTGGGATTTGCGGGGTATTGACCCTCTGCTAAATATGGGTGGCACGATTTTAGGCACTATTAATAAGGGTGACACCTTAGCGCACGTAGATGAGATGCTTGCCAGTTATGAGGCTTTGGCTTTGGATGCTTTGATCGTCATTGGTGGTGATGGTAGTCTGGGCATTCTCCATGAACTAGCTAGCCGAGGTAATTGGAATTTAGTGGCGATTCCCAAAACTATAGATAGTGATGTGGCGTTGACAGAACGCGCTGTGGGTTTTGATACGGCTGTCAATACAATTGTCGATGCCCTCAATCGTTTGACCTTTACGGCTGCAAGTCACGATCGCGTGATGATTGTCGAAGTTATGGGACGCAGTGCCGGACATCTAGCCCTACACGCGGGTATTGCCGGGGGTGCAGATGTGATTTTAATCCCCGAAATTTCATACACAATTAGTGGTTTATGTCAATACATAGCTGAGTTGCGCGATCGCTGGCAACGCAAATTTGCGATCGTCGTTGTTGCTGAAGGTGCGAAACTATGTCTGGAAGACGTGCAAGAAAATATTGCCTCTGCTTGTGTGTCTCCTAAATGCGGTCGTGGTCAATATATTGCGGAGCAAATTGCTCGATGCAGTAAAAATCTCATCGATACCAGAGTTTCTGTATTGGGACACATTCAGCGTGGCGGTATCCCATCAGCTTTAGACCGTTTAACAGCCACAGTCTTTGGGAAAACAGCCGTTGATTTAGTAGCTCAAGGTAAATTTGGGCAGATGGTAGCCTGGCAAAATGGCGAAGCTATCCCAGTACCCATTCAAGACGTTGTAGCTCAAAGTCCTTTACACGTAAATCCCCAAGGTTCGTTGGTACAGAGCGCTCGTTGTTTGGGTATTTATGTAGGAGAAAAAACTTAA
- a CDS encoding ABC transporter substrate-binding protein, translating to MKKSWWQFLGLVMAIAIAIVAYHSWQIQSSPSASAPVTVKLSGWGGSPVEQKLLKQVLQDFEAQHPLIKVKYEVISDQYMDVIKTRLIGEAAPDVFYLDALEAPFLMSQNVLEPLESYITPAFDLSDFETNLLDSFKYQNHIYGFPKDYSTLALFYNKKAFAAAGLSSPPATWQELRTYSRKLTGKLNKYGFGEAPELARQVYKIKAFGGEVINQNGHATFASEAGLRGLQLVIDQYQKDKSSAQKSDVGTNSGSEMFGQEKVAMVIEGNWAIPYLQETFPQLEFATAQLPTINQKKGTMVFTVAYVMSKQSQHKAEAWELISYLTGKAGMQKWTSTGFALPTRKSVSQKLGYEQDPLRSPLVAGVDDATPWQVGKYPAPIVNNFDNQFVSALLGQQPLKQAMLRAQNQANKQIQAME from the coding sequence ATGAAAAAAAGTTGGTGGCAATTTTTGGGATTAGTGATGGCGATCGCGATCGCCATTGTTGCTTACCATAGTTGGCAAATACAGAGTTCGCCTTCAGCATCTGCCCCAGTCACTGTTAAACTCAGTGGCTGGGGTGGTTCTCCGGTTGAGCAAAAACTATTGAAACAGGTTTTACAAGACTTTGAAGCACAGCATCCTCTGATCAAGGTCAAATACGAGGTGATTTCTGACCAATACATGGACGTGATCAAAACCCGCTTGATTGGAGAAGCTGCCCCTGATGTCTTCTACTTGGATGCTCTGGAGGCTCCTTTTTTGATGAGCCAGAATGTGCTGGAACCATTAGAAAGTTACATCACTCCCGCATTTGACTTAAGTGACTTTGAAACCAATCTCCTAGATAGCTTTAAATACCAGAACCATATTTACGGTTTCCCTAAGGACTATTCCACTTTGGCGCTGTTTTATAACAAAAAAGCCTTTGCTGCTGCTGGTTTGAGCAGCCCCCCTGCGACATGGCAAGAATTACGCACCTACTCCCGAAAATTAACAGGTAAACTCAACAAGTATGGCTTTGGGGAAGCACCGGAATTAGCTCGCCAAGTTTACAAAATTAAAGCTTTTGGTGGAGAAGTTATCAATCAAAATGGTCATGCTACCTTTGCGAGTGAAGCTGGTTTACGGGGATTGCAATTAGTGATAGACCAGTATCAAAAAGATAAATCATCTGCTCAAAAATCTGACGTAGGGACAAACTCAGGTAGCGAAATGTTTGGTCAGGAGAAAGTGGCAATGGTAATTGAAGGTAATTGGGCAATTCCATACTTACAAGAAACCTTTCCGCAATTGGAGTTTGCAACTGCACAATTACCAACGATTAATCAAAAAAAAGGCACAATGGTATTCACTGTTGCCTATGTCATGAGTAAGCAATCACAGCATAAAGCTGAAGCATGGGAGTTAATTTCCTATCTCACAGGTAAAGCCGGAATGCAGAAATGGACAAGTACAGGCTTTGCTTTACCTACACGCAAATCAGTATCCCAAAAACTAGGATATGAGCAAGATCCCTTGCGATCGCCTTTAGTTGCCGGTGTTGATGATGCTACACCCTGGCAGGTTGGTAAATACCCAGCCCCAATTGTGAACAATTTTGATAATCAATTTGTCAGTGCCTTACTAGGACAACAACCATTAAAACAGGCGATGCTCAGGGCGCAGAATCAGGCAAATAAGCAAATTCAAGCAATGGAGTGA
- a CDS encoding dihydroorotate dehydrogenase-like protein, whose protein sequence is MDLTTNYLGLRLRSPLVPSASPMSGEIDNILWMEDAGAGAVVLPSLFEEQLSLESYELHHHLTYGTESFPESLTYFPEHQDFRLGPEEYLNLIQKTREKVKIPIIASLNGSSLDGWTEYARMIEQAGATALELNTYSVHTDPELTSEQIEQSYINMLKVVKASVQIPVAIKLSPYFTNMANMAKRLDDAGADALVLFNRFYQPDINLETLEVEPHVLLSTPQAMRLPLRWIAILYGRINAHLAATSGIHNGHDVLKMLMAGANITMLCSVLLRHGIEHIKYIEQEIRQWMEKHEYESVEQLQGSMSQKHCPNPSAFERAQYMRALQTYQPDWGRVYEPSHYHG, encoded by the coding sequence ATGGATTTAACTACTAATTATCTGGGATTACGATTGCGATCGCCACTCGTCCCGTCAGCGTCTCCCATGTCTGGAGAAATAGACAACATTCTCTGGATGGAAGACGCAGGCGCAGGTGCAGTGGTTCTGCCTTCGTTGTTTGAAGAACAGTTGAGTTTAGAAAGTTACGAACTACATCATCATTTGACTTACGGAACTGAAAGTTTCCCTGAATCCTTAACATATTTCCCTGAACACCAAGATTTTCGCCTTGGGCCAGAAGAATACTTAAACCTGATTCAAAAAACTAGGGAAAAGGTAAAAATCCCCATCATTGCCAGTCTGAACGGTTCTTCACTAGATGGCTGGACAGAATACGCCAGAATGATTGAGCAAGCTGGTGCAACAGCCTTGGAGTTAAATACTTACTCTGTCCATACCGATCCCGAATTAACTAGCGAACAAATAGAGCAGAGTTATATCAATATGCTCAAGGTTGTCAAAGCATCTGTACAGATTCCCGTAGCAATTAAACTGAGTCCATATTTTACCAATATGGCAAACATGGCCAAGCGTTTAGATGATGCTGGGGCTGATGCTTTGGTGCTATTTAACCGTTTTTACCAACCAGATATTAATTTAGAAACCCTAGAAGTAGAACCTCATGTACTGTTAAGCACCCCTCAAGCAATGCGTTTACCTCTGCGTTGGATTGCCATTCTTTACGGCCGCATCAATGCTCACCTCGCTGCTACCAGTGGGATTCACAATGGTCATGATGTCTTAAAAATGCTCATGGCAGGAGCAAATATTACTATGTTGTGTTCCGTTTTATTACGACACGGCATCGAGCATATCAAGTATATCGAACAGGAAATACGTCAATGGATGGAAAAACATGAATACGAATCAGTAGAACAACTCCAGGGAAGCATGAGTCAAAAACACTGCCCTAACCCCAGCGCCTTTGAACGCGCTCAATATATGCGGGCGCTGCAAACTTATCAACCAGACTGGGGGCGAGTTTACGAGCCTTCTCATTATCACGGGTAA
- a CDS encoding PAS domain S-box protein, with protein MKIDELTMPFNELPIDLHNLYHLIDRHPLTIAPDSYVIDAIRLMNQQGNSPPFISLNSSGTYSNKNSKQTSYVLVVEAGNILGIFTERDLVRLAASKFDLSDLKISEVMTQPVITMKMSNSPDIFTALSLLNHHQIRHLPVLNSREQLIGVVSATSLLQGLHQLESFYCLQSLQQAQQIEFLRYPSRNPLNEVEHHDEFLGLRKVCQRGIVEVQRAEQALQQSEELYRQLVELQNEVILRVDNLGRLTFVNSVACKIFGKPMDELIGQLIFEWMFPEDEIPQAKEYFQALKSPPYQISISEQPVLTPSGIRWFQWNIIGIENTIGEVVEFQGVGRDITERRQAEESLRQSEARLNLALEAANMGIWDWYLLTNETIWSANMGLLYGLPSTTLCPSPEDFLQLVHPEDREKFSQSAKNSIEQGIPFTIEYRTVWNDGSIHWLNSKGQVYYDKAGKPIRMIGTTRDISERKQAEASLRESEELYRSVVTAMSEGIVLLHTDGQIIACNASAERILGLSREQILERTCVDERWLTIHEDGSPFPREQHPAMETLRTGKPCSNVVMGVHKPDGQISWISINSQPLCRENETVPYAVVTSFADISEQQAALRSRQQAEQKIREQAALLEIATDAIFVRDLQSNILFWNQGAERLYGWSQQEAIGRNTQELLYSETSFHLHEAALNVVMELGLWQGELQKLTKSGKEVIVESRWTLMRDAAGQPKSILVVDTDITQKKQLEEQFFRAQRLESLGTLAGGIAHDLNNILTPILAASQLLKVKFPDEQGRTPMVGSTSFQHLLEIVESNARRGAGLVKQVLSFARGFKGERTIVQLKHLITDIILIGKQTFPKSIEFISSFPEALWSVCGDVTQLHQVLMNLVVNARDAMPNGGKINVTAENIFIDETYASMILEAQVGNYIQLTVTDTGIGMPPEILNRIFEPFFTTKEVGAGTGLGLSTVLGIIKSHGGFVKVSSKVGQGSQFKLFLPAIPATPDLTIEEIETPSGSGELILVVDDEAPICEIAKVILEKFNYKILTACNGIEAIALYAQHKHRISAVLMDMMMPEMDGITAIRTLKKMNSKVQVIASSGINSTETVAQAAMIGVQQVLPKPFTAKELLNSLHHVLRC; from the coding sequence ATGAAGATTGACGAATTAACTATGCCATTCAACGAGCTACCGATTGACTTACATAATTTATATCATTTGATCGATCGTCATCCTTTAACGATCGCTCCTGATAGTTATGTTATTGATGCTATTAGATTGATGAATCAACAAGGTAATAGTCCACCATTCATCAGCTTAAACTCATCGGGAACTTATAGCAATAAGAATTCAAAACAAACTAGCTATGTTTTAGTAGTTGAGGCAGGAAATATCTTAGGAATCTTTACAGAGCGGGATTTAGTCAGGTTGGCTGCATCAAAATTTGATTTATCAGATTTAAAAATATCTGAGGTGATGACACAACCAGTGATCACGATGAAAATGTCAAACTCCCCAGATATTTTTACAGCTTTGTCCTTATTAAATCACCATCAGATTCGCCATTTGCCAGTTTTGAACAGTAGAGAGCAATTAATAGGGGTTGTGAGTGCAACTAGCTTATTGCAAGGATTGCATCAATTAGAAAGCTTTTACTGTCTGCAATCCTTACAACAAGCACAACAGATAGAATTTTTACGCTACCCGTCTCGTAACCCTCTCAACGAAGTGGAACATCACGACGAATTTCTGGGATTGAGGAAGGTTTGCCAACGAGGCATTGTTGAGGTTCAACGGGCAGAACAAGCTTTACAGCAAAGTGAGGAACTGTATCGCCAGTTAGTTGAGCTGCAAAATGAGGTAATTTTGCGTGTTGATAATTTAGGGAGACTGACATTTGTTAATTCAGTAGCTTGCAAAATTTTTGGCAAGCCAATGGATGAGTTAATTGGTCAGCTAATATTTGAGTGGATGTTCCCTGAAGATGAAATCCCTCAAGCAAAAGAATATTTCCAAGCCCTCAAATCACCACCTTATCAAATCAGTATTAGCGAGCAGCCTGTATTAACACCTAGTGGTATACGTTGGTTTCAGTGGAATATTATCGGCATTGAAAATACCATTGGGGAGGTTGTTGAGTTTCAAGGAGTAGGCAGAGATATTACCGAACGCAGACAGGCAGAAGAATCGCTACGACAGAGTGAGGCAAGATTAAATTTAGCCTTGGAAGCCGCCAACATGGGTATCTGGGATTGGTATCTTTTGACCAATGAAACCATCTGGTCTGCCAATATGGGATTACTGTATGGTCTGCCAAGTACAACTTTATGTCCCAGTCCTGAAGACTTCCTGCAATTAGTCCATCCTGAAGACCGAGAGAAGTTCTCTCAGTCTGCCAAGAACAGCATTGAGCAAGGAATACCATTTACTATCGAATATCGGACTGTCTGGAATGATGGCAGCATTCATTGGCTCAATAGTAAGGGTCAAGTCTACTATGACAAAGCGGGTAAACCAATCAGGATGATTGGCACTACTAGAGATATTAGCGAACGCAAACAAGCAGAGGCATCCCTACGGGAAAGTGAGGAACTTTATCGCTCAGTGGTGACAGCTATGAGTGAGGGTATTGTTTTGCTACATACTGATGGCCAAATTATTGCTTGTAATGCAAGTGCCGAGAGAATTTTAGGGTTAAGCCGAGAGCAAATATTAGAACGTACCTGTGTTGATGAGCGTTGGCTGACTATTCATGAAGATGGCTCTCCGTTTCCTCGTGAACAGCATCCAGCAATGGAGACGCTACGCACAGGCAAACCCTGCTCTAATGTGGTCATGGGAGTTCACAAGCCAGACGGACAAATAAGCTGGATTTCGATTAATTCTCAACCTTTGTGTCGGGAAAATGAAACGGTTCCTTATGCAGTAGTTACATCCTTTGCCGATATTAGTGAACAGCAAGCTGCACTACGCTCACGCCAACAAGCAGAGCAGAAGATTCGTGAGCAAGCAGCTTTACTAGAAATAGCCACTGATGCCATTTTTGTTCGAGACTTACAAAGCAATATCTTATTTTGGAATCAAGGTGCAGAACGCTTGTATGGTTGGTCACAACAGGAAGCTATCGGCCGTAATACCCAAGAATTACTATATTCTGAAACTTCATTTCACCTGCATGAAGCAGCTCTCAATGTTGTTATGGAGTTGGGATTGTGGCAGGGTGAGTTGCAAAAACTGACTAAATCTGGCAAGGAAGTTATTGTGGAAAGCCGTTGGACACTAATGCGTGATGCAGCTGGGCAACCCAAATCAATTTTAGTTGTTGATACCGATATCACCCAAAAAAAACAACTAGAAGAACAGTTCTTCCGCGCTCAAAGATTAGAGAGTCTGGGTACCCTTGCAGGTGGTATTGCTCACGACTTGAATAATATCTTGACCCCCATTTTGGCAGCGTCCCAACTCCTGAAAGTCAAATTTCCCGACGAGCAAGGACGAACACCTATGGTAGGCAGTACATCTTTTCAACACCTGTTAGAGATTGTGGAAAGCAACGCCAGAAGGGGAGCAGGTTTAGTCAAGCAGGTGTTATCCTTTGCACGCGGTTTTAAAGGAGAACGGACAATAGTCCAACTCAAACACTTAATTACCGATATTATTCTGATTGGTAAACAGACGTTTCCCAAGTCAATTGAATTTATCAGTAGCTTTCCCGAAGCACTGTGGTCAGTCTGTGGGGATGTCACTCAATTACACCAAGTGTTGATGAATCTTGTCGTCAATGCTCGTGATGCCATGCCCAATGGTGGGAAGATCAATGTTACAGCAGAAAACATTTTTATTGATGAAACCTATGCCAGCATGATTTTAGAGGCGCAAGTTGGCAACTACATTCAGCTGACAGTCACTGACACTGGTATAGGAATGCCTCCAGAAATCTTAAATAGAATTTTTGAGCCATTTTTTACGACAAAAGAGGTGGGAGCAGGTACGGGTTTGGGACTGTCAACTGTGTTGGGAATTATCAAAAGTCATGGAGGTTTTGTCAAGGTCTCCAGCAAAGTTGGTCAAGGTAGCCAATTTAAGCTGTTCTTGCCAGCAATTCCAGCAACGCCAGATTTAACGATAGAAGAAATAGAAACACCATCGGGTAGCGGTGAATTAATTTTAGTTGTCGATGATGAAGCACCAATTTGCGAAATTGCCAAGGTGATTCTCGAAAAGTTTAACTATAAAATTCTTACCGCCTGTAATGGTATTGAGGCGATCGCACTTTATGCCCAACACAAACATCGTATTAGCGCTGTTCTCATGGATATGATGATGCCAGAAATGGACGGTATCACAGCCATTCGCACTTTGAAAAAAATGAACTCAAAGGTACAAGTTATTGCTAGTAGTGGGATCAATTCTACAGAAACAGTGGCGCAAGCAGCCATGATAGGTGTGCAGCAAGTTTTACCCAAACCTTTTACAGCCAAGGAATTATTAAATAGCTTACATCACGTACTTAGATGTTGA